Genomic segment of Thermodesulfobacteriota bacterium:
CGCGGTCCGCTCAGAACACCAGTCCGCCCTCGCGGGCTCCTTCCGACAAGGCCTTCACCCGCCCATGGTACAGATAGCCGCTCCGGTCGAAAACCACCTTCTCGATGCCCCTCGCCTTGGCCGCCTCAGCCAGGGCCAGTCCAACCTGCCGGGCCCGACCGGTTTTGCCTTCAGCGGCCTGCCCGCGGAGGATCTTGCTGAGGCT
This window contains:
- the rplR gene encoding 50S ribosomal protein L18, which translates into the protein MGKTSPKIIARQTRVSRIRKKISGTPERPRLQVFKSLKHIYAQIINDETGHTLVSMSSLSKILRGQAAEGKTGRARQVGLALAEAAKARGIEKVVFDRSGYLYHGRVKALSEGAREGGLVF